ATTTGGCCCAAAAAAACGGAATTTCGAAATTTGGACAAATCAAGGGGGATCAAAATCAACGTTTCGCGAGCCCTTTCGCCCTTCAAGCGGTAGATGGATGCTATCAGAAATCCAATCTGAATCCAGAAAATACATTTGATACCTATATCGAAGGGGATTGTAACCGTTTGGCAAGATCAGCTGGTTTTGCTGTTGCAACTAAGCCTGGCGTCACTTCTTTCAATCCATTAATGATTTATGGAGGTGTAGGGCTTGGAAAAACCCATTTGGTGCAGGCCATTGGAAACAGAATAAAAGAGGAGTCTCCGGAAAATTTTGTTCTGTATGTAGCCTCTGAAAAATTTGCCAATCAATTTATTGAGGCACTAAAAAATAACAACCTTCAGGATTTTACCAATTACTATCTCAACGTTGATACGTTGATTATTGATGATGTACAATTCTTCAAGGACAAAGTAAAGACGCAGGAGATTTTCTTCCACATCTTTAATCACTTGCACCAAAACGGTAAGCAAATCGTGATGTCGAGTGACAGACCTCCTACCGAGCTGCAAGGATTGCAAGAAAGATTAGTCTCAAGATTCAAATGGGGACTGACAGCTGATTTGCAAAACCCTGATTTTGAAACTCGACTAGCCATTATTCAGAAAAAGCTTCAAGATGATGGTTTGATCATCGATGATAAAGTATTGGAATATTTGGCGTATAGTGTAGATACAAACATCAGAGAGCTAGAAGGAGTACTCATTTCATTAGTGGCGCATTCTTCATTGAATAAAACTGATATTGATCTAGAACTAGCAAAGCAGACTTTGAAGTCAATCGTTAAAAACATAGAGTCAGAAGTTGGGATCGACTATATCCAGAAAACAGTTTCTGAATACTTCAATGTTTCGTCTGATGATCTTAAAGCTAAGACTCGTAAAAAGGAAATTGTAATTGCGAGACAATTGGCCATGTACTTCTCAAAAGACTACACGAATCACTCATTGAAGAGTATCGGAAGTCACTTTGGGGGACGAGATCACAGTACAGTAATTCATGCGCTACAGTCCGTCAATGACATGCTCGATACCGATGCCAGGTTTAGGTCATCCTTCTCTGAGCTAAAAAAGAAATTTAAAATGAAAGCCATATAGGCTTTCATTTTTTTATTCTCCTCACTCCAACTTCTTAGAATAGATACGGGAAGTACACCTTTCTCCCGGAAGTCGTAATTCCTGAGACAATCACTTTGCCTCTGATTTTGTTCAAGATATTTTCTAATTCCTGAGGAGACTCTATATGACTGTGATTGATTTCTGTGATAATAAATCCTTCTGGGATATCCAGTTTTCTAAAAAACCCGTTACCCACCTCAACCACTCTAATACCTGATTTTACTCCCAATAAGTTTCTTTCCGCTTTCGATATGGTCTCGAAAGAAGCTTGCATGGACTGCGACTTATAAATACTTCTTTTCAGCACTTCTGTCGTCCCCTCTCGATTGGTGAACTCCAATGTTTTCTGAACATTCTTATTCCCTCTTTTTAAAGTCAACTGAATCAAATCGCCCGGATACTTATAACCGATCATTTCCTCCAATTGGGCTTTATCATTGAGCGGTTCGCCATTGACTGCTACGACAATATCTCCTTTTTCCAAATCAGCCTTATCAGCTGCCCAACCCTTTTGCACATGAGTGATAATCACTCCGTTCAGATTGTTAATATTCAACTCCTTAGCTACTTCATTGTCAATATCTTCAAACTCTGCACCGAAGAATGCCTTTTGCACTTCACCATATTGTACAATATCATTAAACACCTTTTTCACTATATCTACAGGCACAGCAAACCCGTAACCAGCATAAGAGCCAGTCATTGATAAGATCGCTGTATTGATACCTATCAGCTGTCCATTCCTATTGACCAAAGCGCCTCCACTATTCCCTGGGTTAATGGCCGCATCTGTCTGAA
The sequence above is drawn from the Reichenbachiella sp. genome and encodes:
- a CDS encoding S1C family serine protease; this encodes MSNYIKTGLVAFLSAGIGVWFTLEYAEFTGLRHQGENRIESSQSSQERSDFVSNSSVANSNILPVEDFVDASEQSTNSVVFIKNLSVINYRTGHWMDWFFEPRTSQRISTGSGVIFSEDGYIVTNNHVIEDADEIEVVHKKRSYKGHIVGTDPSTDLAVIKIDVENFPAIAVGNSSEVKVGEWVLAVGNPFNLTSTVTAGIVSAKGRNIHILKDKFPIESFIQTDAAINPGNSGGALVNRNGQLIGINTAILSMTGSYAGYGFAVPVDIVKKVFNDIVQYGEVQKAFFGAEFEDIDNEVAKELNINNLNGVIITHVQKGWAADKADLEKGDIVVAVNGEPLNDKAQLEEMIGYKYPGDLIQLTLKRGNKNVQKTLEFTNREGTTEVLKRSIYKSQSMQASFETISKAERNLLGVKSGIRVVEVGNGFFRKLDIPEGFIITEINHSHIESPQELENILNKIRGKVIVSGITTSGRKVYFPYLF
- the dnaA gene encoding chromosomal replication initiator protein DnaA, giving the protein MHVKIWDKCLEFIGSKIPEQSFKTWFEPIIPIKFTHPVLTIQVPSQFFYEWLEDNYVQVLKAAIQAEIGEEGKLEYSVIVDKGNSSNQPYTVNLAQKNGISKFGQIKGDQNQRFASPFALQAVDGCYQKSNLNPENTFDTYIEGDCNRLARSAGFAVATKPGVTSFNPLMIYGGVGLGKTHLVQAIGNRIKEESPENFVLYVASEKFANQFIEALKNNNLQDFTNYYLNVDTLIIDDVQFFKDKVKTQEIFFHIFNHLHQNGKQIVMSSDRPPTELQGLQERLVSRFKWGLTADLQNPDFETRLAIIQKKLQDDGLIIDDKVLEYLAYSVDTNIRELEGVLISLVAHSSLNKTDIDLELAKQTLKSIVKNIESEVGIDYIQKTVSEYFNVSSDDLKAKTRKKEIVIARQLAMYFSKDYTNHSLKSIGSHFGGRDHSTVIHALQSVNDMLDTDARFRSSFSELKKKFKMKAI